TAAGAGCATATTTTGCCAATTCAGAAGGCTGGATTGTAAAGCTTCCAACTCCTATCCATCTGGTCGCATTATACCTTTCAACTCCTATTCCAGGAATCAAGACTGCAATAAGCAATCCAATCGAAATAATAAGTAAAGGACCAGCTAACTTTTTTAAAATAGTGTAATCAAAATTCATCATAAAAACCATAGCAAAAAAGCCCAATATTACCCATAACAATTGCCTTTTTAAAAAATAATAGGCATCATTATACATATACTCAGCACTGGCAGAACTAGCACTAAAGACCATAATTACACCAATGGAGACTAGTATTAAAACTGTGAGTAAAATGCCATAATCCACAGGGTACTTTTTTTTCATTATTTTACCTCCTCAACTCTGCCACTGCCTTTTTAAAGATTCTTCCCCTCTCTTCAAAATTCCTAAACATATCCCAACTGGCACAAGCTGGTGATAAAAGTACACTATCTCCCTCTTTCGCACTTTCATAAGCTTTTTTAACAGCTTCTTCTAAGGTACCAGCAAAAAGTATGTCATCCTCAGGATAAGAATACTTCCTTGCAGTATCTCTGATTTTTTTTGCAGTTTGCCCTATCAAAATCAATTTCTTTACTTTCCCATTAAAGGCTTTTACAAACTCATCAAATTCACTACCTTTATCATAACCACCAGCAATTAAAACTATAGGGGTTTTTAAGGCCTGTATTGCTTTAATTGAAGCGTCTGGGTTAGTCCCTTTAGAATCGTTATAAAATTTTACACCATTTATTTCATCAACAAACTCAATCCTATGTTCTACACCTTTAAAAGACTTTAAAGTACTTGCAATAACATTTGCACTAATCCCTGAAAGATATGCTACTGAAGAAGCAGCCAATGCATTCTCTAAATTGTGTTCTCCAGGAATATAAATTTCCTCTATGTCAATAATTTTTTTAGCATTTCCATTAACGCTTATATAAATACTGCCATCTTTTACATATGCCCCATTTTCTAATGAACTTTTTCTACTAAAAGGAAAAACTCTGCATTTAGCCTTATTTTTTAGACTCCACGTAACAGGGTCATCGAAATTTAGAACAGTATATTCATCGCCTCGTTGATTTTCAAAAATTCTTCCTTTTATATCTCTATAACTTTCAAAAGTCTTATGCCTGTTTAAATGATCAGGGGTAATATTTATTATACAGCTTATTTTAGGTTTAAACTCTTTTATAGTTTCTAATTGAAAGCTACTAATCTCTGCTACTATGAAATCCCCCTCTGTCGCTTCCATGACAGCATAAATAAGTGGATAACCTATATTCCCAGCAACATATACCTTTCTCCCTGCATTTTTAAACATTTCGCCTAATAAAGAAGTAGTAGTTGTTTTGCCATTTGTACCTGTAATTGCATAAATAGGAGCTTTAGAAAACCTATATGC
The sequence above is a segment of the Thermoanaerobacter ethanolicus JW 200 genome. Coding sequences within it:
- the murD gene encoding UDP-N-acetylmuramoyl-L-alanine--D-glutamate ligase, coding for MELKGKKIFVAGLGVSGIALCKVLDSLKAKVIAYDGKEYDVLKENLEEIKSLSIDFRFGKFKKEFLEGIDLVVLSPGVPIDSDIVKTAQEKKIEVLGEVEFAYRFSKAPIYAITGTNGKTTTTSLLGEMFKNAGRKVYVAGNIGYPLIYAVMEATEGDFIVAEISSFQLETIKEFKPKISCIINITPDHLNRHKTFESYRDIKGRIFENQRGDEYTVLNFDDPVTWSLKNKAKCRVFPFSRKSSLENGAYVKDGSIYISVNGNAKKIIDIEEIYIPGEHNLENALAASSVAYLSGISANVIASTLKSFKGVEHRIEFVDEINGVKFYNDSKGTNPDASIKAIQALKTPIVLIAGGYDKGSEFDEFVKAFNGKVKKLILIGQTAKKIRDTARKYSYPEDDILFAGTLEEAVKKAYESAKEGDSVLLSPACASWDMFRNFEERGRIFKKAVAELRR